Proteins found in one Clostridium kluyveri DSM 555 genomic segment:
- a CDS encoding DUF4406 domain-containing protein, with the protein MGINKFNHEGYHDPTPHEALTNIMKKEKVEKKSAFKPLVYICSPYSGDVEGNIKKARSFCRFALDQNCIPIAPHLMFPQFMDDENPEERELAIFMDIVLMGKCSEVWVLGNTISSGMAREIEVAKKRRQTVRYFSPEHEEVESL; encoded by the coding sequence ATGGGAATCAACAAATTCAATCACGAAGGATACCATGACCCAACTCCCCATGAAGCACTGACCAACATAATGAAAAAGGAAAAGGTAGAGAAAAAATCTGCCTTTAAGCCGCTTGTATATATCTGTTCTCCCTATTCCGGTGATGTAGAAGGAAACATTAAAAAGGCTCGCAGTTTTTGCAGGTTTGCCTTAGACCAAAACTGTATTCCAATTGCTCCCCATCTTATGTTTCCGCAGTTTATGGATGATGAAAACCCAGAGGAACGGGAGCTTGCCATATTTATGGACATCGTACTTATGGGTAAATGCTCCGAGGTGTGGGTGCTGGGCAATACCATCTCAAGCGGTATGGCGAGGGAAATTGAAGTAGCCAAAAAACGCAGACAAACGGTCAGATATTTTAGTCCGGAGCATGAGGAGGTTGAAAGCTTATGA
- a CDS encoding phage antirepressor Ant — MDELVRINYEKDRPTVLGRDLHAVLEVKTPYDKWFPRMCEYGFVEGTDFSTFLSESTGGRPAVDHQITIDMAKELCMIQRTPKGKQCRGYFLEIERRWNSPEAIMARALQFANQQLNQVRNQNKLLEGTIAVQNQQIAEMKPKVSYYDVVLNCKDLISTSAIAKDYGKSAIWMNRYLNKKGVQFKQGGIWLLYQKYAEKGYTSTKTHSYLGSNGQQHTKVHTYWTQKGRLFIYELMKADGILPQIEMEGV; from the coding sequence ATGGACGAATTAGTAAGAATCAACTATGAAAAAGACCGCCCCACAGTACTTGGCCGTGATTTACATGCGGTTTTGGAAGTGAAAACACCCTATGATAAATGGTTTCCAAGAATGTGTGAGTATGGATTTGTGGAGGGTACGGACTTTTCGACATTTCTGTCGGAAAGTACAGGTGGAAGACCAGCTGTGGACCATCAAATAACAATTGATATGGCAAAAGAGCTATGCATGATACAGCGTACTCCAAAAGGAAAACAATGCCGCGGGTACTTTCTTGAAATTGAAAGACGATGGAACTCTCCAGAAGCAATCATGGCAAGGGCATTACAGTTTGCCAATCAGCAACTAAATCAAGTAAGGAATCAAAATAAATTACTTGAAGGTACGATTGCTGTTCAGAATCAGCAGATTGCGGAAATGAAACCGAAAGTCTCCTATTATGATGTAGTTCTAAATTGCAAAGACCTCATTTCTACATCAGCAATTGCCAAAGATTACGGCAAGTCAGCTATTTGGATGAACCGCTACCTTAATAAAAAGGGCGTCCAATTTAAACAAGGCGGCATTTGGCTTTTATATCAGAAGTATGCGGAAAAAGGTTACACCAGCACTAAGACTCATAGCTACCTTGGCAGTAATGGGCAACAGCATACAAAGGTCCATACATATTGGACACAAAAAGGCAGACTCTTCATTTACGAACTGATGAAGGCAGACGGTATTTTGCCACAGATAGAAATGGAGGGTGTGTAA
- a CDS encoding DNA polymerase, translating to MNSISIDIETFSSANLQKCGVYRYAESDDFEILLFGYSVDGGAVQVVDLACGEKIPNEIINALMDNSVTKWAFNAMFERVCLSKWLNLTDYLDPTSWKCSMVWSAYMGLPLSLEGVGAVLGLEKQKLTEGKDLIKYFCTPCSPTKSNGGRVRNLPKHDMDKWERFKAYNIRDVEAEMSIQQRLSKFPIPENIWSEYHLDQKINDRGIAIDMAFVKQAVKMDEQSREKLMALMQDITNLENPNSIQQMKEWLADNGLETDSLGKKAVAEMLKTAPEPLGTVLELRQQLAKSSIKKYTAMENAVCNDGRARGMFQFYGANRTGRFSGRLIQLQNLPQNHMPDLEQARALVRSGNFDALTLIYDSIPEVLSELIRTAFVPQEGMKFIVADFSAIEARVIAWLAGEKWRIDVFQNGGDIYCASASQMFNVPVEKNGVNGHLRQKGKIAELALGYGGSVGALKSMGALEMGIEEEELQPLVTAWRQSNPNITKLWWDVDHAVKTCVKQKIPTETHGIKFIYQSGMLFIVLPSGRRLSYVKPRMGENVFGGESVTYEGVGGTKKWERIESYGPKFVENIVQAISRDILCHAMQTLKNCSIVAHVHDEIIIEADMRMSLSTICEQMARTPTWANGLLLSADGYECQFYQKD from the coding sequence ATGAATTCTATATCTATTGATATTGAGACATTTAGTAGTGCCAATCTTCAAAAATGTGGAGTCTACCGTTATGCCGAGAGTGATGATTTTGAAATTCTGTTGTTTGGTTATTCGGTTGATGGCGGTGCAGTTCAGGTGGTCGATCTTGCCTGTGGAGAGAAAATCCCAAATGAAATAATCAATGCCCTTATGGATAATTCCGTTACCAAATGGGCCTTTAATGCTATGTTTGAGCGTGTTTGCTTATCAAAATGGCTTAACCTTACTGATTATCTTGACCCTACATCCTGGAAATGTTCAATGGTATGGTCGGCTTATATGGGACTTCCGCTTTCTCTTGAGGGTGTCGGTGCAGTTTTAGGATTGGAAAAACAAAAATTGACGGAAGGCAAAGACCTTATTAAATATTTCTGTACACCGTGCTCCCCCACTAAATCAAACGGAGGACGAGTTCGCAATCTACCGAAACACGACATGGATAAATGGGAGCGATTTAAAGCATATAACATCCGTGATGTGGAAGCCGAGATGTCAATACAGCAGAGACTATCTAAATTCCCGATTCCAGAGAATATATGGTCAGAATATCATCTTGACCAGAAAATCAATGATCGTGGTATCGCTATTGACATGGCTTTTGTAAAACAAGCCGTCAAGATGGATGAACAGTCGCGGGAAAAGCTAATGGCTTTAATGCAGGATATAACTAATTTGGAGAATCCAAACTCTATACAACAAATGAAAGAATGGCTTGCTGATAACGGATTGGAAACAGATAGTCTTGGTAAAAAAGCAGTTGCTGAGATGTTAAAGACAGCACCTGAACCACTAGGCACCGTTTTGGAACTTCGTCAGCAGCTTGCAAAATCATCGATAAAAAAATACACAGCAATGGAGAATGCAGTATGTAATGATGGTCGTGCAAGAGGAATGTTTCAGTTTTATGGAGCAAACAGAACTGGTAGGTTTTCGGGCAGGCTTATTCAACTGCAAAATCTCCCTCAAAACCATATGCCTGATTTGGAACAGGCTCGTGCCTTAGTTCGTAGCGGAAACTTTGATGCTCTTACCTTAATTTATGATTCTATCCCGGAGGTGCTGTCGGAACTTATCCGTACTGCTTTTGTACCGCAGGAGGGCATGAAGTTTATAGTTGCAGATTTTTCAGCGATTGAAGCTCGCGTTATCGCCTGGCTTGCGGGAGAAAAATGGAGAATAGATGTATTCCAAAATGGCGGTGACATTTACTGTGCAAGTGCATCTCAGATGTTTAATGTACCTGTGGAGAAAAACGGTGTTAATGGACATCTTCGTCAGAAGGGAAAAATTGCTGAATTAGCCCTAGGTTACGGTGGATCTGTTGGAGCATTGAAATCAATGGGTGCTTTGGAGATGGGAATTGAAGAAGAGGAACTTCAACCTCTTGTAACGGCTTGGAGACAATCCAATCCCAATATTACAAAACTATGGTGGGATGTTGACCACGCTGTAAAAACCTGCGTTAAGCAGAAAATTCCTACAGAAACACACGGCATTAAATTTATATATCAAAGTGGGATGCTCTTTATTGTCCTTCCTTCCGGCAGGCGGCTTTCCTATGTAAAACCTCGTATGGGAGAGAATGTATTTGGTGGTGAGTCAGTTACTTATGAAGGGGTTGGTGGGACAAAGAAATGGGAAAGAATCGAAAGCTACGGTCCAAAATTTGTAGAGAATATTGTCCAGGCAATCAGTCGTGACATCTTGTGCCACGCCATGCAGACGTTAAAGAATTGTTCCATTGTGGCTCATGTGCACGATGAAATTATAATCGAAGCGGACATGAGGATGTCACTTTCTACTATTTGTGAACAAATGGCTAGAACCCCAACATGGGCAAATGGTCTGTTACTTAGTGCTGATGGCTATGAGTGTCAGTTTTATCAAAAAGATTAA
- a CDS encoding DUF2815 family protein, whose amino-acid sequence MNNQNRTKVVTSVNTRLSYFHGWEPVSINGGAEKYSVSVLIPKSDKETINAINAAVDAAIEEGIAKFGGKKPNKAAIKLPLRDGDVERDDEAYKGHYFVNANSTTPPQIVDKAVKPILDRNEVYSGCYARVSLNFYAFNSNGNKGVACGLGNIQKIRDGEPLGSRTTAADDFTTIEDDDFLA is encoded by the coding sequence ATGAATAATCAAAACAGAACGAAGGTTGTTACAAGCGTCAACACACGTCTTAGCTACTTTCACGGCTGGGAGCCCGTATCCATCAATGGTGGGGCAGAAAAGTATAGTGTATCGGTATTGATTCCTAAATCGGATAAGGAAACCATTAATGCCATCAATGCAGCAGTTGATGCAGCTATTGAAGAGGGCATTGCAAAGTTTGGCGGTAAAAAACCAAATAAGGCTGCTATCAAGCTGCCGCTTCGAGATGGTGATGTAGAACGAGATGATGAGGCTTATAAAGGACATTATTTTGTAAATGCCAACAGCACTACTCCGCCTCAGATTGTAGATAAAGCAGTCAAGCCTATTCTGGATCGCAATGAGGTATACAGTGGTTGCTATGCAAGAGTGTCACTTAATTTCTATGCTTTCAATTCTAATGGGAACAAGGGTGTGGCCTGCGGACTTGGTAACATCCAGAAGATTAGAGACGGAGAGCCTTTAGGCAGCAGAACCACAGCGGCTGATGATTTCACCACAATTGAAGATGATGATTTCCTAGCATAA
- a CDS encoding DUF2800 domain-containing protein, which translates to MSDHAVLSASGSHRWLNCLPSARLELEFENSESNAAAEGTAAHALCEHKLKKALHMRSKRPVSAYNTDEMEEHSDAYVEFVMEQFELARQSCTDPLILIEQRLDFSCYVPQGFGTGDCIIIGDKKLHIIDFKYGMGVLVDAVDNPQMKLYALGALEIYDSLYDIEEVSMTIFQPRRENVSTWTIPVKELKDWAENELKPKAKKAYEGEGDYLPGEWCTFCRAAVKCRARAEEKLKLAQMEFKLPPLLTDSEIEEVLSKLSDLTKWANEIIAYATDAAVNHGKEWHGFKVVEGRSVRKYKDEEAVAEAAKANGYKDIYRQSLITLTEMQKLMGKKKFEQILGGLIHKPPGKPTLVPNSDKRPAMNISNVKNEFNEITEG; encoded by the coding sequence ATGAGTGATCACGCAGTACTTTCCGCATCAGGGTCCCATAGGTGGCTTAATTGTCTACCATCTGCAAGATTGGAACTGGAATTTGAAAATAGCGAATCCAATGCGGCCGCTGAAGGTACAGCCGCCCATGCTCTATGTGAACATAAACTCAAAAAAGCACTTCACATGAGGAGTAAGCGTCCTGTCTCGGCTTATAACACCGATGAGATGGAAGAACACAGCGATGCCTATGTGGAATTTGTAATGGAGCAGTTTGAACTGGCAAGGCAAAGCTGTACGGACCCGCTAATACTTATTGAACAACGTCTTGATTTTTCCTGCTATGTGCCGCAGGGGTTCGGAACTGGTGACTGCATCATTATTGGAGATAAAAAGCTTCATATTATTGATTTTAAGTACGGCATGGGTGTGTTGGTAGATGCGGTGGATAATCCGCAGATGAAATTGTATGCCCTTGGTGCTTTGGAAATCTACGATAGTTTGTACGACATCGAGGAGGTTTCCATGACCATCTTCCAACCCCGCAGGGAAAATGTCAGTACATGGACAATCCCGGTAAAGGAATTAAAAGACTGGGCAGAAAATGAACTGAAGCCAAAGGCGAAGAAGGCCTACGAAGGCGAAGGTGACTATCTTCCAGGTGAATGGTGTACTTTCTGTCGAGCGGCTGTTAAATGCCGTGCAAGAGCAGAAGAAAAGCTGAAATTAGCACAGATGGAATTTAAACTGCCACCCCTGCTTACGGACTCTGAAATTGAAGAAGTTCTTTCTAAACTGTCCGACCTTACAAAGTGGGCAAATGAAATTATAGCTTATGCCACGGATGCTGCTGTTAATCACGGGAAAGAGTGGCACGGTTTTAAGGTAGTAGAGGGCAGATCTGTTCGCAAATATAAAGACGAAGAAGCTGTGGCTGAAGCAGCCAAGGCAAACGGCTATAAAGATATCTACCGTCAGAGTCTCATTACCCTTACAGAAATGCAGAAGCTGATGGGCAAAAAGAAATTTGAGCAAATTCTCGGTGGTCTCATACATAAACCACCGGGCAAGCCAACGCTGGTTCCAAATTCGGATAAGCGGCCAGCTATGAATATATCAAATGTAAAAAACGAATTTAATGAAATTACGGAGGGATAG
- a CDS encoding ECF-type sigma factor: protein MKIRIMYDNKPTYLEVPDEDCTVMIDMDYEDRLSCAEDKETVTRRSPQEIMDERFNKPEYNNWHKFDRHRGMPKKPFRKDDESEDATDHMDYFPDNTDEVARDKKEEYEYICEIIRKNLKEKQAELLIAIFLDGVSVTEYAEREGVSKSAISHRLDTAKKNFKKVFPESSTFPSCHG from the coding sequence ATGAAAATTAGAATTATGTACGACAACAAACCTACCTATTTGGAGGTACCAGACGAGGATTGCACTGTAATGATTGATATGGACTATGAGGACAGGCTGTCCTGTGCCGAAGATAAGGAAACTGTAACTCGTCGTTCGCCACAGGAGATTATGGACGAGCGTTTTAACAAGCCCGAGTACAATAACTGGCATAAATTTGACAGACACAGAGGGATGCCAAAAAAGCCCTTCCGCAAGGACGATGAATCTGAGGATGCAACGGATCATATGGACTATTTCCCTGATAACACCGATGAAGTGGCTCGGGATAAAAAAGAAGAGTATGAATACATCTGTGAAATTATCCGCAAGAACCTCAAGGAAAAACAAGCAGAGTTACTAATTGCTATATTCCTAGATGGTGTATCTGTAACGGAGTATGCAGAGCGTGAGGGTGTTAGTAAAAGTGCCATTTCACACCGTTTAGATACAGCCAAGAAGAATTTCAAAAAAGTTTTTCCAGAATCCTCAACTTTCCCCTCTTGCCACGGCTAA
- a CDS encoding helix-turn-helix domain-containing protein, with product MAGNRSFKDYVADRFYNEIFSAIQTYATDNCEDLDLRLYRVRNIGGIELSDVEVKFVSVNDLPDMKIEFDVAVEAEFEVRESNHRYDESENCRQWFMLECSGDLDCNLDDFSISSITEYTSKNKQPKPMSDSLVPIIHKEQLESVATDFLRRHYPEALKNPMAVEPQVLAEKMGLTVEMREITKDFSVFGQIYFHDCDAEFYDEDSDEMVQTHVSGRTIIVDPKAYFLRNLGSVNNTIVHECVHWDQHRKAFELERLYNSSATRIKCQVVGGIKDNTRDATDWMEWQANALAPKIQMPLAMFKTQAFKFIKQFSSELGTSELIDVMEPVIDALATFFSVSRAAAKIRMIDAGYEEAIGTFTYIDGRYVKPHRFKKGVLERNQTFSIGAEDAAIQSITNPEMSALVRDGSYIYVDSHFVLNHPKYLTQDIFGQTVLTDYARTHMEECCLVFELSVKSGCRERYYTECFLNRDKTSNIDFDIKYCNGFEYAAPEKKAQLLAETIAEEMRIYNELPNSYTSSLKIVREWKKVTYKELAEKILVNERTIRRIVNGEEPGSINSIVLICLGLHLPPNISSHIIRNSPFSLNFNNNSHIWYNFALTHLYAKSMDEIRTFLQEHGAEPL from the coding sequence TTGGCGGGTAATCGTTCTTTTAAAGATTATGTGGCTGATAGATTCTATAATGAGATATTTTCTGCCATACAAACCTATGCAACGGATAATTGTGAAGATTTAGACTTACGGTTATACAGGGTTCGAAACATCGGCGGAATAGAATTGTCAGATGTAGAAGTTAAGTTTGTGTCAGTTAATGACTTACCGGACATGAAAATAGAATTTGATGTTGCTGTTGAAGCTGAATTCGAAGTCCGTGAATCAAATCATCGTTATGATGAATCAGAAAATTGTCGGCAATGGTTTATGCTGGAATGCTCAGGAGATTTGGATTGCAATTTGGATGATTTTTCAATCTCTAGTATAACTGAGTATACTAGCAAAAATAAGCAACCGAAACCTATGTCAGACTCCCTTGTCCCTATCATTCATAAGGAACAACTAGAATCTGTTGCCACAGACTTCCTTAGAAGACATTACCCTGAAGCATTAAAAAACCCAATGGCAGTTGAGCCACAGGTGTTGGCAGAAAAAATGGGCCTTACAGTAGAAATGAGAGAGATTACAAAGGATTTCTCTGTTTTTGGGCAGATATACTTTCACGACTGTGATGCAGAGTTTTATGATGAAGATAGCGATGAAATGGTACAGACCCATGTGAGTGGCCGTACAATAATCGTGGATCCTAAAGCTTACTTCCTTCGTAACCTGGGATCAGTCAATAATACTATTGTGCATGAGTGTGTTCATTGGGATCAACATAGAAAAGCATTTGAATTGGAACGGTTATATAATAGTAGTGCCACACGAATCAAGTGTCAGGTAGTTGGGGGTATAAAAGACAATACCAGAGATGCAACTGACTGGATGGAATGGCAGGCGAATGCCCTCGCTCCAAAGATACAAATGCCACTTGCCATGTTTAAAACCCAAGCGTTCAAATTTATTAAGCAATTCAGTTCAGAACTGGGAACATCTGAACTTATAGATGTAATGGAACCAGTTATTGACGCCTTAGCAACGTTCTTCAGCGTATCTCGGGCAGCAGCTAAAATCCGAATGATTGATGCTGGATATGAGGAAGCAATCGGAACTTTTACTTATATAGATGGTCGCTACGTCAAGCCGCATAGATTTAAGAAGGGTGTGCTTGAAAGAAATCAGACCTTTTCTATAGGTGCAGAGGATGCTGCTATCCAAAGCATAACCAATCCAGAAATGTCCGCTTTAGTTAGGGATGGAAGTTATATATATGTGGATTCCCACTTTGTGCTAAATCATCCGAAATATTTAACACAAGATATATTCGGACAAACGGTACTTACAGACTACGCACGAACCCATATGGAAGAGTGCTGCTTGGTTTTCGAGTTATCAGTCAAATCTGGGTGTAGGGAAAGATACTATACTGAATGTTTCCTCAACCGTGATAAGACATCAAATATAGATTTTGATATAAAGTATTGTAATGGTTTTGAGTATGCGGCTCCAGAAAAGAAGGCCCAATTACTAGCCGAAACAATAGCGGAAGAAATGCGAATCTATAATGAATTGCCAAATAGCTATACCAGCTCTCTCAAAATAGTACGTGAGTGGAAAAAAGTAACTTATAAAGAATTAGCAGAGAAAATATTGGTCAACGAGCGTACCATAAGACGAATCGTTAATGGTGAGGAACCGGGATCTATTAATTCCATAGTATTGATTTGCCTTGGACTTCATCTACCGCCAAATATTAGCAGTCATATAATTCGCAACTCACCATTTTCATTGAACTTCAATAACAATAGTCATATTTGGTATAACTTTGCATTGACTCACCTATATGCAAAATCGATGGATGAGATTAGAACGTTTTTACAGGAACATGGCGCAGAGCCATTATAA
- a CDS encoding helix-turn-helix domain-containing protein: MSISYKKLWKLLIDRDMKKKDLREAAGISTASMAKLGKNENVNTDILIKVCKALDCDIADIMEIVRK, encoded by the coding sequence ATGTCCATAAGTTATAAAAAACTATGGAAACTTCTTATTGATAGAGACATGAAGAAAAAGGATCTGAGGGAAGCAGCCGGCATTAGTACAGCCTCAATGGCTAAGCTTGGTAAAAATGAAAATGTTAATACTGACATTTTAATAAAAGTATGTAAGGCTCTTGACTGTGATATTGCTGATATTATGGAAATTGTTAGAAAATAG
- a CDS encoding MspI family type II restriction endonuclease — translation MNKDNQIKNESGKQAKILVSEMLNNLKNELGINIEIEEGYSIGYPNQEKQFKMDFLVQFTDFDNEQWLIKSTNSIRERIYGTEFFAQNIRLIDEKVKNIYVVVPDSISSAEMKKKRNYSVKINGTTYTSFLTDVLTVNELRQKIVEKASQNIAQGLRANVLGNDAETSIVNLLNDLKNKALWNDYQNAQQTIKSSTYKIYKEILEKIDLKEGFDKILEVTATNDIPLLSNRGKPKTDVSVTIKTNTKELIRNISIKNTREKTVTIHEGSVSDLISALKLSESDPLSQALIHFEKVGSKKKLIAEHPNSDKILEENLKLYNRELIEFFIFGLHSPLVNDKIQMVDLIIFTNKFAVWNRDDYIKHYIEEYSGKGQFGTPFKWTYPSKKRGQKIQIKGFSNN, via the coding sequence ATGAATAAAGACAATCAAATCAAAAATGAATCTGGTAAACAAGCCAAAATTCTTGTATCAGAAATGCTAAATAATCTTAAAAATGAATTAGGGATTAATATAGAAATTGAAGAAGGGTACTCTATAGGTTACCCAAATCAAGAAAAGCAATTTAAAATGGATTTTCTTGTTCAATTTACTGACTTTGATAATGAACAATGGTTAATAAAATCAACTAACTCTATAAGGGAACGTATATACGGTACAGAATTTTTTGCACAAAACATCAGGCTTATCGATGAGAAAGTAAAAAATATTTATGTTGTTGTTCCAGATTCTATATCTTCAGCTGAAATGAAAAAGAAAAGAAACTACTCCGTAAAAATAAACGGAACAACATATACTTCCTTTTTAACTGATGTTTTAACCGTTAATGAATTGCGGCAAAAAATTGTAGAAAAGGCATCTCAAAACATAGCGCAGGGCTTACGTGCTAATGTGCTTGGTAATGATGCTGAAACCAGTATTGTTAACCTGCTTAATGATTTGAAAAATAAAGCATTATGGAATGATTATCAAAACGCTCAACAAACCATCAAATCATCAACATACAAGATATACAAAGAGATCCTTGAAAAAATTGATCTAAAGGAAGGCTTTGATAAGATACTTGAAGTTACCGCTACAAATGATATTCCTCTATTATCCAATAGGGGAAAACCGAAAACAGATGTATCAGTTACAATCAAAACAAATACAAAAGAATTAATTAGGAATATCAGTATAAAAAACACTCGTGAAAAAACTGTCACTATACATGAAGGTAGTGTTTCGGATTTGATTTCTGCATTAAAATTATCGGAAAGCGACCCACTATCGCAAGCACTTATACATTTTGAAAAAGTCGGTAGCAAAAAAAAATTAATTGCAGAGCATCCTAACTCAGATAAAATTTTAGAGGAAAACTTAAAATTGTATAATAGAGAACTTATTGAATTCTTCATTTTTGGTTTACATAGCCCTTTAGTCAATGACAAGATACAAATGGTAGATTTAATTATATTTACAAATAAATTTGCTGTTTGGAATCGTGATGATTATATTAAACATTACATCGAAGAATATAGTGGAAAAGGACAATTTGGAACTCCTTTTAAATGGACTTATCCAAGCAAAAAGCGTGGTCAAAAAATACAGATTAAAGGTTTTTCAAACAATTAA
- a CDS encoding DNA cytosine methyltransferase, whose product MRGGNRLGAGRKVIPESEKKKRKSVYITDKLYTRIMDTDIENCNNFSQKCMALIELAMENLNKNNQEHSVKRNNILMVRESKSTYNKTNNNFEKQNLGIKLTFIDLFAGIGGIRLGFEDKYTKCVFSSEWDKYAAQTYEANYGEKPHGDITKINENDIPDHDVLLAGFPCQPFSNIGKREGFAHETQGTLFFDVLRILKKKQPKMFLLENVKGLLTNDNGNTFRVILDNLKSLGYSVFYEVMDAQNFGLPQRRERIVIVGFHPDLGINDFSFPKGNPDNKVPINAILEHNPTGYSISKRLQESYLFKKDDGKPQIVDFDSTIQVNTLVASYHKIQRLTGTFVKDGETGLRLFSELELKRLMGFPDDFKVPVSRTQMYRQFGNSVAVPMIKAVAEAMKERLLLAEMQDIEKIKTIAL is encoded by the coding sequence ATGCGTGGTGGAAATCGACTCGGTGCAGGAAGGAAGGTTATTCCTGAGTCAGAAAAAAAGAAAAGAAAAAGCGTGTATATTACAGATAAACTTTACACTAGAATTATGGATACTGACATCGAAAATTGCAATAATTTCAGTCAAAAATGTATGGCATTGATTGAATTAGCAATGGAAAATCTAAATAAGAACAATCAAGAGCATAGTGTGAAAAGGAACAATATATTGATGGTGAGAGAATCCAAATCTACATACAACAAAACGAATAATAATTTTGAAAAACAAAACCTTGGAATAAAATTGACATTTATTGATTTATTCGCTGGTATTGGAGGAATTAGATTAGGATTTGAAGACAAATATACGAAATGTGTATTTAGTTCTGAATGGGATAAATATGCAGCTCAAACGTATGAAGCTAATTATGGTGAGAAGCCTCATGGTGATATTACAAAAATCAACGAAAATGATATTCCAGATCACGATGTTTTATTGGCTGGATTTCCTTGTCAGCCGTTTAGCAATATAGGCAAGCGTGAAGGTTTTGCTCATGAAACGCAAGGAACATTATTTTTCGATGTTCTTAGGATCCTAAAGAAAAAGCAACCTAAGATGTTTTTGTTAGAAAATGTAAAAGGGCTTTTAACAAATGATAATGGGAATACATTTCGAGTCATTTTAGACAATCTTAAGAGTCTAGGATATTCCGTTTTTTATGAAGTTATGGATGCACAAAATTTTGGGCTTCCACAAAGACGTGAACGTATTGTAATTGTGGGATTTCATCCTGATTTAGGCATTAATGATTTTTCATTTCCTAAAGGTAATCCTGACAATAAGGTTCCAATTAATGCTATTTTAGAGCATAATCCTACAGGGTATTCAATTTCCAAGCGTTTGCAAGAAAGTTACTTATTTAAAAAGGATGATGGGAAGCCACAGATTGTTGATTTTGATAGCACTATACAAGTTAACACTTTAGTAGCTAGTTATCACAAAATACAGCGTCTTACAGGAACATTTGTAAAAGACGGAGAAACAGGGCTTCGATTATTCAGCGAATTAGAACTGAAACGTTTGATGGGTTTCCCTGATGATTTTAAAGTTCCTGTGTCAAGAACACAAATGTATAGGCAGTTTGGAAATTCTGTTGCTGTTCCCATGATTAAAGCTGTTGCAGAAGCAATGAAAGAGCGACTTTTGTTGGCTGAAATGCAGGATATTGAAAAAATAAAAACTATAGCTTTATAA